One segment of Paenibacillus sp. FSL R7-0337 DNA contains the following:
- a CDS encoding prepilin peptidase has product MKLLLLSSLMLILILCSLNDIRRRKIPNILTVLILGVGILHMILYGSLLNSLNGLLLPAAPLLLLRRYSRSIGAGDIKLISAVGVWLGGLLNLALFGAACLLCAAVLLLKRTYRQDIPGSVPFAPFLTVPVILTVLIMY; this is encoded by the coding sequence ATGAAACTCCTACTGTTATCCAGCCTTATGCTAATACTGATCCTATGTAGCTTAAATGATATCCGCCGGCGCAAGATTCCCAATATTCTGACAGTCTTAATTCTGGGAGTGGGCATTCTTCATATGATCCTGTACGGGTCTCTGCTGAACTCGCTTAACGGTTTGCTTCTTCCCGCCGCCCCCCTTCTTCTCTTGCGCAGGTACTCTCGTTCAATTGGAGCAGGAGACATTAAGCTAATCTCGGCTGTAGGGGTATGGCTGGGAGGACTCCTGAATCTGGCCCTGTTCGGTGCGGCTTGTCTGTTATGTGCTGCGGTTCTGCTCTTGAAGCGGACTTACCGGCAGGATATTCCCGGCTCCGTGCCCTTCGCTCCTTTTCTTACTGTTCCAGTCATTCTGACTGTGTTAATTATGTATTAA
- a CDS encoding ATPase, T2SS/T4P/T4SS family: MLTRAKVSEMQQKFSHHSTQAEDMDALKNKYTTISFEEALELCQKYISKAATNAFRRERDPIRKREMTQGYIMEFVDSQKPSVEEYGGLQSLKNALINEITHYGPITEAMEDPQIDEIRANGPEQIFVETGGKTLRWDQHFTDREHMERIISKLIGVSKMRLTPKVPMVNARTVEGYRVNATHAEISPYELPAFVIRKFSKKSLTPAMMIHEQSFSVNMFRLLSLIPKADQSWITVGPTGSGKTTLNEVLVKQIHPLSRIITIENPSEMRLHRREGGEFGPIINDVLQYESVPEEDDASPATMENLLINAMRQSPHWIGPGELRTPGEFATALRAAQTGHFFFTTLHAEGDEEAIYRFLTAYLMVSNEPAELALRNICSAVKFVIYQEKLADGTRKVTSISEILGSEGLKPLINPIYKFIYDDVVEEAGGTRVVQIIGRHKRVGKLSLRAQESMLKAGIKRSRFEFLTREPLDDETEGYAFDECELTH, encoded by the coding sequence TTGCTAACCCGGGCAAAAGTAAGTGAAATGCAGCAGAAGTTCTCGCACCACAGCACTCAAGCGGAAGATATGGATGCACTCAAAAATAAATACACCACCATCAGCTTCGAGGAAGCGCTGGAATTATGCCAGAAATATATTAGCAAGGCAGCAACGAATGCCTTCCGCCGGGAGAGAGACCCGATCCGCAAACGGGAAATGACCCAGGGGTATATTATGGAGTTTGTCGATTCCCAGAAGCCTAGTGTGGAGGAATATGGCGGTTTGCAGTCCCTGAAAAATGCGCTGATTAACGAAATCACGCATTATGGCCCGATAACCGAGGCCATGGAGGACCCGCAAATTGACGAGATCCGGGCCAACGGGCCGGAACAGATCTTCGTGGAGACCGGCGGCAAAACGCTGCGCTGGGACCAGCATTTCACAGACCGCGAACATATGGAGCGTATCATATCGAAGTTAATTGGAGTGTCCAAGATGCGCCTAACACCGAAGGTTCCGATGGTGAATGCCCGAACGGTGGAAGGGTACCGGGTGAATGCCACGCATGCGGAAATCTCACCCTATGAGCTGCCTGCTTTTGTAATTCGCAAATTCAGCAAAAAAAGTCTTACTCCAGCCATGATGATTCATGAACAAAGCTTCTCCGTCAATATGTTCCGGCTGCTCTCCCTAATTCCCAAAGCAGATCAGTCATGGATTACTGTAGGACCAACCGGTAGCGGTAAAACTACGCTGAATGAAGTGCTAGTGAAGCAGATTCATCCGCTCTCCCGGATTATAACCATTGAGAATCCGTCCGAGATGCGGCTGCACCGCCGGGAAGGTGGAGAATTCGGCCCCATCATCAATGATGTGCTGCAGTACGAATCCGTGCCTGAAGAGGATGATGCCAGCCCGGCTACCATGGAGAATCTGCTGATCAATGCGATGAGGCAGTCTCCCCATTGGATCGGGCCGGGCGAGCTGCGGACCCCGGGTGAATTCGCGACTGCGCTGCGGGCGGCACAGACGGGGCATTTCTTCTTCACCACACTTCATGCCGAAGGGGATGAGGAGGCGATCTACCGCTTCCTGACTGCCTATCTGATGGTGTCGAATGAACCTGCCGAGCTCGCCTTGCGCAACATTTGCAGTGCAGTCAAATTCGTAATCTACCAGGAGAAGCTGGCTGACGGTACCCGCAAGGTCACGTCGATATCTGAGATTCTGGGGTCTGAAGGCTTGAAGCCGCTGATTAATCCGATTTATAAGTTCATCTATGATGATGTGGTGGAGGAGGCGGGCGGCACAAGGGTGGTCCAAATCATCGGGCGGCACAAGCGGGTGGGCAAGCTATCCCTGCGTGCCCAGGAATCTATGCTCAAGGCCGGCATTAAGCGCAGCCGGTTTGAATTCCTCACCCGGGAGCCCCTCGATGACGAAACGGAGGGTTATGCATTCGATGAATGTGAACTTACTCATTAG
- a CDS encoding EsaB/YukD family protein: protein MEYVMVTLKAGMVEADLKLPSEIPVSELLEMLEEPLALKKPQRGRLQAEPLGRILESARSLEEEGVSHGALLTLIGEE, encoded by the coding sequence ATGGAATATGTGATGGTTACGCTGAAGGCAGGAATGGTGGAAGCTGATCTGAAGCTGCCCTCGGAAATCCCGGTATCTGAACTGCTGGAGATGCTGGAGGAGCCGCTTGCGCTGAAGAAGCCGCAGAGAGGGAGACTGCAGGCAGAGCCGCTGGGCCGTATTCTGGAGAGCGCACGTTCACTTGAGGAAGAGGGTGTCAGCCACGGCGCGCTGCTGACGCTGATAGGAGAGGAATGA
- a CDS encoding DUF5050 domain-containing protein, translating into MNDNIAGGGLLLQTPGVYCITDLCGTLEPEPGTYLLSRDEEGAARLPGILWFMNEAGGLLFASDQSRGNALCRVDTGTLELKVLLHEPCREIRLRAGWLFYINEKDGRLYRCLPDGRKTECLTDSVVQCYTILGEQLYYACAQGIYSCPLEGNRSTRLTEGGAAYLQTCGARLLYADLMNGHALTLLDPLSGEREAYPDLIPLSMISEGGYIYCCNAGNDGSIYRLDLKSGESLRIYGERADRVHKADGQLFFIHQELWYTMPMSGGQAVRFQADRSR; encoded by the coding sequence ATGAATGATAATATTGCAGGCGGCGGACTCCTGTTACAGACTCCGGGTGTGTACTGCATAACGGATCTATGCGGGACGCTGGAACCGGAACCGGGAACTTATCTGTTGAGCCGGGATGAAGAAGGAGCTGCAAGGCTGCCCGGAATCCTCTGGTTCATGAATGAAGCGGGCGGGTTGCTGTTCGCCAGTGACCAGAGCCGTGGTAATGCCTTGTGCAGAGTGGATACGGGAACGCTGGAGCTGAAAGTACTGCTGCATGAGCCTTGCCGCGAGATCAGGCTCAGAGCAGGCTGGCTGTTTTACATTAATGAAAAGGATGGAAGATTGTACCGTTGTCTGCCGGACGGACGCAAGACCGAATGCCTTACGGACAGTGTGGTGCAGTGCTATACGATCTTGGGAGAACAGCTCTATTATGCTTGCGCACAAGGTATTTACAGTTGTCCATTGGAGGGTAACCGCTCTACCCGGCTGACTGAGGGAGGCGCTGCTTATCTGCAAACTTGCGGAGCGCGGCTCCTGTATGCGGATCTGATGAATGGACATGCCTTGACGCTGCTTGATCCGCTGTCCGGTGAGCGGGAAGCCTACCCGGACCTGATTCCGCTCAGTATGATCAGCGAAGGTGGTTACATCTACTGCTGCAATGCGGGCAATGACGGATCGATCTATAGGCTGGATCTGAAGTCTGGTGAGAGCCTGCGCATTTATGGAGAGCGTGCGGACCGCGTGCATAAGGCAGACGGGCAACTGTTCTTCATTCATCAAGAGCTGTGGTACACCATGCCAATGTCAGGCGGACAAGCGGTTCGCTTTCAGGCAGACAGAAGTCGTTAA